One genomic segment of Agromyces intestinalis includes these proteins:
- a CDS encoding SLC13 family permease translates to MDPAIATLAILAIAIVAFVSGRVPIGIVAIGVAIALWATGVLTLPEALAGFGDPTVLFIASLFVVSEALDATGVTAWVGRQVIGRAGVRRGRLTAVIALIVAVLAAFISINGAVAALLPVVVVVAARAKIVPSRLLIPVAFAASAGSLLTLAGTPVNPLVSDTAVAAGGRAFGFFEFALIGVPIVLCTTAIVALAGGRLLPERRPATVEGSRDTEEAARTFRDEYAVSLDTTSLFTADEGVTEVLIAPRSPLIGRRVCAGMRTLREDLLILAVRRGDDGGPNATQADPAGYLTLRAGDAVLVQGPWPALERYVQSPEVIAVSAPGTLQRGVPFSRGAWRSVIILAAMVVLLATGLVPPAVAGLAAAGALVLTGVLSVPQVYRSISWTTVVLIAGMIPLSTAIVSTGAAEWFADLAVAMTGGASPHLVLLVLCVVTVALGQFISNVATVLVVAPIAVSVSAMLDVSVQPFMMALTVAGAAAFLTPIATPVNLMVMQPGGYRFGDYWRLGLPLAIVFIAFAVLVVPLIWPF, encoded by the coding sequence ATGGATCCCGCCATCGCGACCCTCGCGATCCTGGCCATCGCGATCGTCGCCTTCGTCTCGGGGCGCGTGCCCATCGGCATCGTCGCGATCGGCGTGGCGATCGCGCTCTGGGCGACCGGCGTGCTCACGCTGCCCGAGGCGCTCGCAGGCTTCGGCGACCCGACCGTGCTGTTCATCGCCTCGCTCTTCGTGGTGAGCGAGGCGCTCGACGCGACCGGCGTGACCGCGTGGGTCGGCCGCCAGGTGATCGGCCGCGCCGGCGTGCGCCGCGGGCGGCTCACCGCGGTCATCGCGCTCATCGTCGCCGTGCTCGCCGCGTTCATCAGCATCAACGGGGCCGTCGCGGCGCTCCTGCCCGTCGTCGTCGTGGTCGCGGCGCGCGCGAAGATCGTGCCGTCGCGGCTGCTCATCCCGGTGGCGTTCGCGGCGAGCGCCGGGTCGCTGTTGACGCTCGCCGGCACGCCCGTGAACCCCCTCGTGTCCGACACCGCGGTCGCGGCCGGCGGCCGGGCGTTCGGGTTCTTCGAGTTCGCGCTCATCGGCGTGCCGATCGTGCTGTGCACGACCGCGATCGTGGCGCTCGCCGGGGGCCGACTGCTGCCCGAGCGCCGGCCCGCGACCGTCGAGGGCTCGCGCGACACCGAGGAGGCGGCTCGCACATTCCGCGACGAGTACGCGGTGTCGCTCGACACCACGTCGCTCTTCACGGCCGATGAGGGCGTCACCGAGGTGCTCATCGCCCCGCGCTCGCCGCTCATCGGCCGTCGCGTCTGCGCGGGCATGCGCACACTCCGCGAGGACCTGCTCATCCTCGCCGTTCGCCGTGGCGACGACGGCGGCCCGAATGCCACCCAGGCCGACCCCGCGGGTTACCTCACGCTGCGCGCGGGTGACGCCGTGCTCGTGCAGGGGCCGTGGCCCGCACTCGAGCGCTACGTGCAGTCGCCCGAGGTGATCGCGGTGAGCGCGCCGGGCACGCTGCAGCGCGGGGTGCCGTTCAGCCGCGGCGCGTGGCGTTCGGTGATCATCCTCGCGGCCATGGTCGTGCTGCTGGCGACCGGGCTCGTGCCGCCGGCCGTCGCCGGGCTCGCCGCGGCGGGCGCGCTCGTGCTCACTGGCGTGCTCAGCGTTCCCCAGGTGTACCGATCGATCTCGTGGACCACGGTCGTGCTGATCGCCGGCATGATCCCGCTGTCGACGGCGATCGTGTCGACCGGTGCGGCGGAGTGGTTCGCCGACCTCGCGGTCGCCATGACCGGCGGGGCATCCCCGCACCTCGTCCTGCTCGTGCTGTGCGTCGTGACCGTCGCCCTCGGACAGTTCATCTCGAACGTCGCGACCGTGCTCGTCGTCGCCCCGATCGCCGTCTCGGTCTCGGCGATGCTCGACGTGAGCGTGCAGCCGTTCATGATGGCGCTCACTGTCGCCGGCGCGGCCGCCTTCCTCACCCCGATCGCCACGCCCGTGAACCTCATGGTGATGCAGCCGGGCGGCTATCGGTTCGGTGACTACTGGCGGCTCGGCCTGCCGCTCGCGATCGTGTTCATCGCGTTCGCGGTGCTGGTCGTGCCGTTGATCTGGCCGTTCTGA
- a CDS encoding ABC-F family ATP-binding cassette domain-containing protein, protein MAHLLGAERLHLEFPTRIVFDEVTVGLADGDRVGIVGRNGDGKSTLLKLLAGRLEPDSGRVTQRRGIRIGMLDQADTVDPDLTVAQAVVGGIDEHVWAGDAKVRDVIAGLLGDVPWQGRVGDLSGGQRRRVGLAALLVGEWDVVFLDEPTNHLDVEGIAWLAGHVKQRWASGQGALVVVTHDRWFLDEVCTVTWEVHDGVVEPFEGGYAAYILQRVERDRMAAATEARRQNLMRKELAWLRRGAPARTSKPKFRIDAANQLIEDVPPPRNRVELDRLAVARLGKDVVDLLDAGVEYPAPGGGTRTVLRDVEWRIAPGERTGILGVNGAGKSTLLGLVTGAVAPTSGRVKRGKTVRIATLSQELDELARYADHRVSAVVAEQRSSYTIGAGSKAVELTPGQLLERLGFSSRQLATPVRDLSGGQKRRLQLLLILLQEPNVLILDEPTNDLDTDMLAAIEDLLDSWPGTLLVVSHDRYLVERVTDQQYAILDGHLRHLPGGVEEYLRLRAGQVQAGTDASPARATAPIPPAHSAPPAGSALEGAARRAAEKELSSIDRRLEKLQAQIAEHHEKLARHDQSDYVGLGVLGDELGDLEASVADLETRWLELSEQLES, encoded by the coding sequence ATGGCACACCTCCTCGGCGCCGAGCGCCTGCACCTCGAATTCCCCACCCGCATCGTCTTCGACGAGGTGACCGTCGGGCTCGCCGACGGCGACCGGGTCGGCATCGTGGGGCGCAACGGCGACGGCAAGTCGACGCTGCTGAAGCTGCTCGCCGGCCGCCTCGAACCGGATTCGGGGCGGGTCACGCAGCGGCGTGGCATCCGTATCGGCATGCTCGACCAGGCCGACACCGTGGATCCCGACCTGACCGTCGCCCAGGCCGTGGTCGGCGGCATCGACGAGCACGTGTGGGCCGGCGACGCGAAGGTGCGCGACGTGATCGCGGGCCTGCTCGGCGACGTGCCGTGGCAGGGGCGCGTCGGCGACCTCTCGGGCGGCCAGCGCCGTCGGGTCGGGCTCGCCGCGCTGCTCGTGGGGGAGTGGGACGTGGTGTTCCTCGACGAGCCCACGAACCACCTCGACGTCGAGGGCATTGCGTGGCTCGCCGGGCATGTGAAGCAGCGCTGGGCGAGCGGACAGGGTGCGCTCGTCGTCGTCACGCACGATCGGTGGTTCCTCGACGAGGTGTGCACCGTGACGTGGGAGGTGCACGACGGCGTCGTCGAGCCGTTCGAGGGCGGGTACGCCGCGTACATCCTGCAGCGCGTCGAGCGCGACCGGATGGCGGCGGCCACCGAGGCCCGCCGGCAGAACCTGATGCGCAAGGAGCTCGCGTGGCTTCGCCGTGGCGCGCCGGCGCGCACGTCGAAGCCGAAGTTCCGCATCGATGCGGCGAACCAGCTCATCGAGGACGTGCCGCCGCCGCGAAACCGGGTCGAACTCGATCGGCTCGCCGTCGCACGCCTCGGCAAGGACGTCGTCGACCTGCTCGACGCGGGCGTGGAGTACCCCGCGCCCGGCGGCGGCACCCGCACCGTGCTGCGCGACGTCGAGTGGCGCATCGCGCCCGGTGAGCGCACCGGGATCCTCGGCGTCAACGGCGCCGGCAAGTCGACGCTGCTGGGCCTCGTCACCGGTGCGGTCGCCCCGACGAGCGGTCGGGTGAAGCGCGGCAAGACCGTGCGCATCGCGACCCTCAGCCAGGAGCTCGACGAACTCGCCCGCTACGCCGACCACCGGGTGAGCGCGGTCGTCGCCGAACAGCGCTCGAGCTACACCATCGGCGCGGGCTCGAAGGCGGTCGAGCTCACCCCCGGGCAGCTGCTGGAGCGCCTCGGCTTCTCGAGCCGCCAGCTCGCGACGCCCGTGCGCGACCTATCCGGAGGCCAGAAGCGGCGCCTGCAGCTGCTGCTCATCCTGCTGCAGGAGCCGAATGTGCTCATCCTCGACGAGCCGACCAACGACCTCGACACCGACATGCTCGCCGCCATCGAGGATCTGCTCGACTCGTGGCCCGGCACCCTCCTCGTCGTCTCGCACGACCGGTACCTCGTCGAGCGCGTCACCGACCAGCAGTACGCGATCCTCGACGGGCACCTGCGGCATCTGCCCGGCGGCGTCGAGGAGTACCTGCGGCTGCGAGCCGGGCAGGTCCAGGCCGGTACGGATGCCTCGCCGGCACGTGCGACCGCTCCGATCCCTCCGGCCCATTCGGCCCCTCCGGCCGGTTCGGCCTTGGAGGGCGCGGCTCGCCGCGCCGCCGAGAAGGAGCTCTCGTCGATCGACCGCCGGCTCGAGAAGCTGCAGGCGCAGATCGCCGAGCACCATGAGAAGCTCGCCCGCCACGACCAATCCGACTACGTGGGCCTCGGCGTGCTCGGCGACGAACTCGGTGACCTCGAAGCATCCGTCGCCGATCTCGAGACCCGCTGGCTCGAGCTGTCGGAGCAGCTGGAAAGCTGA
- a CDS encoding MetQ/NlpA family ABC transporter substrate-binding protein has translation MSQRTIRRGVVAALAALPIAALLAGCATSAGSEADGGSSDEPITIGVVGASDPYWATYAEAAADAGIPVEIVDFAEYTQPNPALTEGEIDLNQFQHIVYLATYNEAAGEDLQPIGSTAIYPLGLYSTKYDSVDDIPDGETVAIPNDESNQARGLLVLQSAGLVSLKGGGSIFSTVDDIDEAKSRVKVTTLEATLTPTSLPDVAAAIINNDFIADAGLEASDAIAQDDPSDPNALPYVNIFAARADDVDNPTYQKLVEIYQDTQAVQDGVLENSGGTAVLLKTPVDDLVASLKKVQADIAAKG, from the coding sequence ATGTCACAGCGCACCATCCGTCGCGGCGTCGTCGCCGCGCTCGCCGCACTTCCGATCGCCGCGCTCCTGGCCGGCTGCGCCACCTCCGCGGGCTCCGAGGCCGACGGCGGCTCGAGCGATGAACCCATCACCATCGGTGTCGTCGGTGCGAGCGACCCCTACTGGGCCACCTACGCCGAGGCCGCGGCCGACGCCGGCATCCCGGTCGAGATCGTCGACTTCGCCGAGTACACGCAGCCCAACCCGGCGCTCACCGAGGGCGAGATCGACCTCAACCAGTTCCAGCACATCGTGTACCTCGCCACCTACAACGAAGCGGCCGGCGAAGACCTGCAGCCGATCGGCTCGACCGCCATCTACCCGCTCGGGCTCTACTCGACCAAGTACGACTCGGTCGACGACATCCCCGACGGCGAGACCGTCGCGATCCCGAACGACGAGTCGAACCAGGCCCGCGGCCTGCTCGTGCTGCAGTCGGCCGGTCTCGTGTCGCTCAAGGGCGGCGGCAGCATCTTCTCGACCGTCGACGACATCGACGAGGCGAAGTCGCGCGTCAAGGTGACCACCCTCGAGGCGACGCTCACCCCGACCTCGCTGCCCGACGTGGCCGCCGCGATCATCAACAACGACTTCATCGCCGACGCGGGCCTCGAAGCCTCCGACGCGATCGCGCAGGACGACCCGAGCGACCCGAACGCGCTGCCGTACGTGAACATCTTCGCGGCCCGCGCCGACGACGTCGACAACCCGACCTACCAGAAGCTCGTCGAGATCTACCAGGACACCCAGGCCGTCCAGGACGGCGTGCTCGAGAACTCGGGCGGCACCGCGGTGCTGCTGAAGACCCCGGTCGACGACCTGGTCGCCTCGCTCAAGAAGGTGCAGGCCGACATCGCGGCCAAGGGCTGA
- a CDS encoding methionine ABC transporter ATP-binding protein: protein MALVELRDVVKTYPPTTRDGDPVVAVDHVDLDIHEGDVFGVIGYSGAGKSTLVRLVNALEPATSGRISIAGTDLTALPERDLRRERLGIGMIFQQFNLFSSRTVAGNIAYPLHVAGRPRAEIRARVDELLGFVGLGDKAKQYPEQLSGGQKQRVGIARALATAPRLLLADEATSALDPETTHEVLDLLRTVNRDLGITMVVITHEMDVIQNLATKVAVMEQGRVIEQGEVFEVFSRPEHPASRRFVSTVIKGVPSPDELAGLRARHRGRIVTVSFHDGGAAQAEVFVELARAGIAFELVYGGVNDIQGRAFGHLTLSLEASDRVIDETLARLRDRVEIVEAA from the coding sequence ATGGCACTCGTCGAACTCCGGGACGTCGTGAAGACGTACCCGCCCACCACGCGCGACGGCGACCCCGTCGTCGCCGTCGACCACGTCGACCTCGACATCCACGAGGGCGACGTGTTCGGCGTCATCGGCTACTCGGGCGCCGGCAAGTCGACGCTCGTGCGGCTCGTCAACGCGCTCGAACCGGCGACCTCGGGTCGCATCTCGATCGCCGGAACCGACCTCACCGCGCTGCCCGAACGCGACCTGCGTCGTGAGCGGCTCGGCATCGGAATGATCTTCCAGCAGTTCAACCTCTTCTCGTCACGCACCGTCGCGGGCAACATCGCGTACCCGCTGCATGTGGCGGGCCGGCCGCGCGCCGAGATTCGTGCGCGGGTCGACGAGCTGCTCGGGTTCGTCGGCCTCGGCGACAAGGCGAAGCAGTACCCCGAGCAGCTCTCTGGCGGGCAGAAGCAGCGCGTCGGCATCGCACGGGCGCTCGCGACCGCGCCCCGGCTGCTGCTGGCCGACGAGGCGACGAGCGCGCTCGACCCCGAGACCACGCACGAGGTGCTCGACCTGCTGCGCACCGTGAACCGCGACCTCGGCATCACGATGGTCGTGATCACCCACGAGATGGATGTCATCCAGAACCTCGCGACCAAGGTCGCCGTGATGGAGCAGGGTCGCGTGATCGAGCAGGGCGAGGTGTTCGAGGTGTTCTCGCGGCCCGAGCACCCCGCGTCGCGTCGGTTCGTGTCGACCGTCATCAAGGGCGTGCCGTCGCCCGACGAGCTCGCCGGTCTGCGCGCGCGGCATCGCGGGCGGATCGTGACGGTGTCATTCCACGACGGCGGTGCCGCGCAGGCCGAGGTCTTCGTCGAACTCGCCCGCGCCGGCATCGCCTTCGAACTCGTCTACGGCGGCGTCAACGACATCCAGGGTCGCGCGTTCGGTCACCTGACACTCTCGCTCGAGGCATCCGACCGGGTGATCGACGAGACCCTCGCCCGCCTGCGCGATCGCGTCGAGATCGTGGAGGCCGCCTGA
- a CDS encoding methionine ABC transporter permease: MDVLIPLLPKLFEATLETLNIVVWSMLFGGLGGLVIGLGLYSTRAGNLFANRFVFGVLNVVVNIFRPIPFIIFLAAAQPLARLVVGKGIGDPAFIFMVSLAAMFGISRIVEQNLLTVSPGVIEAAKAAGAGPWRITFTIVIPEALGPLILGYTFVFVAIVDMSALAGLIGGGGLGTFAIQYGFRQFEPVVTWAALILVILLVQAVQFLGNRLARVVLRR, translated from the coding sequence ATGGACGTGCTCATCCCCCTGCTGCCCAAGCTCTTCGAGGCGACCCTCGAGACGCTGAACATCGTCGTCTGGTCGATGCTGTTCGGTGGGCTCGGCGGCCTCGTCATCGGCCTGGGGCTCTACTCGACGCGGGCCGGCAACCTGTTCGCGAACCGGTTCGTGTTCGGGGTGCTGAACGTGGTCGTCAACATCTTCCGGCCGATCCCGTTCATCATCTTCCTCGCCGCGGCTCAGCCGCTCGCGCGACTCGTGGTCGGCAAGGGCATCGGCGACCCCGCGTTCATCTTCATGGTGTCGCTCGCGGCGATGTTCGGCATCAGCCGGATCGTCGAGCAGAACCTGCTCACGGTGTCGCCGGGCGTGATCGAGGCGGCGAAAGCGGCCGGCGCGGGGCCGTGGCGCATCACGTTCACGATCGTGATCCCCGAGGCGCTCGGGCCGCTGATCCTGGGCTACACGTTCGTGTTCGTCGCGATCGTCGACATGTCGGCTCTCGCGGGGCTCATCGGCGGTGGTGGGCTCGGGACGTTCGCGATCCAGTACGGCTTCCGGCAGTTCGAGCCGGTGGTCACCTGGGCGGCGCTGATCCTCGTGATCCTGCTCGTGCAAGCGGTGCAGTTCCTCGGCAATCGCCTGGCGCGGGTGGTGCTGCGGCGCTGA
- a CDS encoding HNH endonuclease signature motif containing protein has product MLIDTAAAPAAAGSPAVAAFDARSPYVIAQDRLGALVDAAAQARRIEAMQKSVQVGIIHAAVEYALHHADAFRSPALSVERRHEMARRAVTSELATALRIAERTMLRLIDEAWSLCAQLPATFAALGAGEIDYAADGMAWLHLHLHLDASDAMLICDRVERVAADAADADDPRTPAQIRADVARDLLRSAVPPVGEAFHVAAATARPTVHVTVPVLTLLGVEDAPGELDGYGPIAPEVARRLAAQAPSFTRLLTHPVDGVVLDLDRTVYRPPADLSRWLRVRDETCRFPGCNRRAARCDLDHTDDFADGGRTAFDNLAHLCPGHHHLKHESAWSVRHRSDGVLEWRSLTGRTYVTKPATAMRALARGATTVTRFPDAGSDGIDRDPNPVGAAPRAASPGDAAPTAALGYPPEPPF; this is encoded by the coding sequence ATGCTCATCGACACCGCAGCTGCTCCGGCCGCCGCCGGGTCTCCGGCGGTCGCCGCGTTCGATGCGCGGTCTCCGTACGTGATCGCGCAAGACAGGCTCGGCGCCCTCGTCGATGCCGCCGCGCAGGCCCGGCGCATCGAGGCGATGCAGAAGTCGGTGCAGGTGGGCATCATCCACGCGGCCGTCGAGTACGCGCTGCACCATGCCGACGCGTTCAGATCCCCCGCGTTGTCCGTCGAGCGGCGCCACGAGATGGCGCGGCGGGCGGTGACGAGCGAACTCGCAACCGCTCTGCGCATCGCCGAGCGCACCATGCTGCGCCTCATCGACGAGGCGTGGTCGCTGTGCGCGCAGCTACCCGCGACCTTCGCAGCTCTGGGCGCCGGGGAGATCGACTACGCCGCCGACGGCATGGCCTGGCTGCATCTGCATCTGCATCTCGATGCTTCCGACGCGATGCTCATCTGCGACCGCGTCGAGCGGGTCGCCGCCGACGCGGCTGACGCCGACGACCCGCGCACGCCCGCGCAGATCCGCGCCGACGTCGCGCGCGACCTGCTTCGCTCGGCGGTGCCGCCGGTCGGCGAGGCGTTCCATGTCGCGGCCGCCACAGCGCGGCCGACGGTGCATGTCACAGTGCCCGTGCTCACGCTGCTCGGTGTCGAGGATGCCCCCGGCGAGCTCGACGGGTACGGCCCCATCGCACCCGAGGTCGCACGTCGGCTCGCGGCACAGGCGCCGTCGTTCACCCGGCTGCTCACCCATCCCGTCGATGGGGTCGTCCTCGACCTCGACCGCACGGTCTACCGCCCGCCAGCCGACCTCAGCAGATGGCTGCGGGTGCGCGATGAGACCTGTCGGTTCCCGGGCTGCAATCGCCGGGCGGCCCGCTGCGACCTCGACCACACCGACGATTTCGCCGACGGCGGCCGTACGGCGTTCGACAATCTCGCGCACCTCTGCCCCGGGCACCACCATCTGAAGCACGAGTCGGCCTGGTCGGTGCGTCACCGTTCCGACGGCGTCCTCGAGTGGCGGTCGCTCACCGGGCGCACCTACGTCACGAAGCCGGCCACGGCGATGCGAGCCCTGGCGCGAGGTGCGACGACGGTCACGCGGTTCCCCGACGCAGGCTCCGACGGCATCGATCGAGATCCGAATCCGGTAGGCGCCGCACCTCGAGCGGCGTCGCCGGGCGATGCAGCGCCGACGGCCGCGCTCGGGTATCCGCCCGAACCGCCGTTCTGA
- a CDS encoding MarR family winged helix-turn-helix transcriptional regulator: MADSDEVDRIVGDWERERGDLDFAPLQVFSRVDRLSKHLDRARKHAFTQSGLESWEFDVLSALRRAGAPYRLSPKALLQQTLVSSGTMTNRIDRLVSRGLVSRQTDPHDGRGILVEMSAAGLTRVDAAITRLVDAEAELLAGLPSGEQRRLASLLRKLSLGFD; encoded by the coding sequence ATGGCGGACAGCGACGAGGTGGACCGGATCGTCGGCGACTGGGAGCGCGAGCGCGGCGACCTCGATTTCGCGCCGCTGCAGGTGTTCTCGCGCGTCGACCGCCTCTCGAAGCACCTCGACCGCGCGCGCAAGCACGCGTTCACCCAGTCGGGACTGGAGTCGTGGGAGTTCGATGTGCTGTCGGCGCTGCGCCGCGCCGGCGCGCCCTACCGGCTCAGCCCGAAAGCGCTGCTGCAGCAGACGCTGGTCTCGAGCGGCACGATGACGAACCGCATCGACCGGCTCGTGTCCCGAGGGCTCGTGAGTCGGCAGACCGATCCGCACGACGGGCGCGGCATCCTCGTCGAGATGAGCGCGGCCGGACTGACCCGCGTCGATGCCGCGATCACCCGACTCGTCGACGCCGAAGCCGAGCTGCTCGCCGGGCTGCCGTCGGGCGAGCAGCGGCGGCTGGCGTCGCTGCTGCGCAAGCTGAGTCTCGGGTTCGATTGA
- the glmU gene encoding bifunctional UDP-N-acetylglucosamine diphosphorylase/glucosamine-1-phosphate N-acetyltransferase GlmU has product MTDQNLAIIVLAAGQGTRMKSALPKVLHPLAGAPIVAHVLATARALDAAEVLAVVRHERDLVAEAIEAEFPGTSIVDQDEVPGTGRAVELAFEALPEGFDGEVLVLNGDVPLLNADTLAAFVQQHRAAGVAASVLSARFADPTGYGRIVRDASGAFDRIVEQKDASDAERAIDEINAGVYAFGAGALRDQLANLTTENAQGEKYLTDLIGLLRSAGSEVEAVPVSEPWLVAGINDRAQLAETAARLNALIVRGWQLAGVTIEDPATTWIDLAVRIEPDATIRPGTQLKGATLVQAGAIVGPDTTLVDCEIGPRAEVKRTDATLAVVGEAASVGPFAYLRPGTVLGADGKIGTFVETKNATIGHGSKVPHLSYIGDTEIGVESNVGAGSITANYDGVNKHRTEIGSHVRTGSHGVFVAPVRIGDGAYTGAGTVVRKDVPAGSLAVNVAPQRNIEGWVLAHRAGTAAAEAAAQAGQGENGTD; this is encoded by the coding sequence ATGACCGATCAGAACCTCGCGATCATCGTCCTGGCCGCCGGTCAGGGCACCCGCATGAAGTCCGCACTGCCGAAGGTCCTGCACCCGCTCGCGGGCGCTCCGATCGTGGCGCACGTGCTCGCGACCGCGCGCGCCCTCGACGCCGCCGAGGTGCTCGCGGTCGTGCGGCACGAGCGCGACCTCGTCGCCGAGGCGATCGAGGCCGAGTTCCCCGGCACGTCGATCGTCGACCAGGACGAGGTGCCCGGCACCGGCCGCGCGGTCGAGCTCGCGTTCGAGGCACTGCCCGAGGGCTTCGACGGCGAGGTGCTGGTGCTGAACGGCGACGTGCCGCTGCTGAACGCCGACACCCTCGCCGCGTTCGTGCAGCAGCATCGCGCGGCAGGCGTCGCGGCATCCGTCCTCTCCGCCCGGTTCGCCGACCCGACCGGCTACGGGCGTATCGTGCGCGATGCATCCGGCGCCTTCGACCGCATCGTCGAGCAGAAAGACGCGTCCGATGCCGAGCGCGCGATCGACGAGATCAACGCGGGCGTGTACGCGTTCGGAGCGGGCGCGCTGCGCGACCAGCTCGCGAACCTCACCACCGAGAACGCGCAGGGCGAGAAGTACCTGACCGACCTGATCGGGCTGCTGCGGTCGGCCGGCAGCGAGGTCGAGGCGGTGCCGGTCTCGGAGCCGTGGCTCGTCGCCGGCATCAACGACCGGGCGCAGCTCGCCGAGACCGCCGCCCGTCTGAACGCGCTCATCGTGCGCGGCTGGCAGCTCGCGGGCGTCACGATCGAAGACCCTGCGACCACCTGGATCGACCTCGCGGTGCGCATCGAGCCCGACGCGACCATCCGGCCCGGCACGCAGCTGAAGGGCGCGACGCTCGTGCAGGCCGGCGCGATCGTCGGCCCAGACACGACGCTCGTCGACTGCGAGATCGGCCCGCGCGCCGAGGTCAAGCGCACGGATGCCACGCTCGCGGTCGTCGGCGAGGCGGCATCCGTCGGACCCTTCGCCTACCTGCGGCCCGGCACCGTGCTCGGCGCCGACGGCAAGATCGGCACCTTCGTCGAGACGAAGAACGCGACGATCGGGCACGGCAGCAAGGTGCCCCACCTCAGCTACATCGGCGACACCGAGATCGGCGTCGAATCGAACGTCGGTGCCGGCTCGATCACCGCGAACTACGACGGCGTGAACAAGCACCGCACCGAGATCGGCTCGCACGTGCGCACGGGGTCGCACGGTGTCTTCGTCGCGCCCGTTAGGATTGGTGACGGCGCGTACACGGGGGCGGGCACGGTCGTCCGAAAGGATGTCCCTGCCGGATCTCTCGCGGTGAACGTCGCGCCGCAGCGCAACATCGAAGGGTGGGTCCTCGCCCACCGGGCCGGCACTGCTGCCGCGGAGGCCGCGGCGCAGGCCGGGCAGGGCGAGAACGGCACCGACTGA